The Gadus macrocephalus chromosome 3, ASM3116895v1 DNA segment catcggctcagctcgcttggaacctagagcgaggcggtactagaaaaagcagccacttcaggtaccagataccatggtaccgcggtggaaacgcaaaaaatgcgagctgagtcgagtcgtgtcgagctggtaccatgcagtggaaaagcggcattagtgtaAATCTCCTACCAGTTCCAGAAGTTGTGTCTGGAGTAGAAGGCTCTGGGTTCCATGGCGTACAGCTTCAGGAGAATCTCCAGCAGGTAGAGGGCGAGGAAGAACCACTCACTGTTCCTGATCAAAGGGTCTTCCTCATCCAGGCCAATGAACACCGCGTTCACCAGGATGATGACGTCATAGACCATCACAAACACCCTGTCCCCCAAACATAAGTAGAATCATACCAAGCACACCCTGGACATGAATGATCCCTCAACATGCCTTGGCCCCGAGCATGAATGCATTCCACCATGTTTGTGTGAGCGCTCTGTCCGTGCATGGCGTCTATGTGCCTGtactgggttggtgtgtgtgggtctgtactgggttggtgtgtgtgggtctgtactgggttggtgtgtgtgggtctgtactgggttggtgtgtgtgggtctgtactgggttggtgtgtgtgggtctgtactgggttggtgtgtgtgggtctgtactgggttggtgtgtgtgggtctgtactgggttggtgtgtgtgtgggtctgtactgggttggtgtgtgtgggtctgtactgggttggtgtgtgtgggtctgtactgggttggtgtgtgtgagtgattgagtgcTGTGTCCATACTGGGTTGGTGTGTATGAGTGCTGGGTCAGTACTGGGTTGGTGTGTATGAGTGCTGTGTCCATACTGGGTTGGTGTGTATGAGTGCTGGGTCTGtactgggttggtgtgtgtgtgggtgctgtaTCTctactatatgtgtgtgtcagtactgGGTCGGTGTGAGTGAGGTTTCACCTGTGTTGGACAGCACGGCAGAGCCAGCGACTGGGGGTGGACAGGTAGAGGGAGGGGCTCCAGCGCTGCAGGGGGTGTGGGCGGGACTTTACCGCAATCACCTGGATGTTCAGCAGGTCAGCCAGCTGGACAAACGCCAGTTTACCTGCCAATCAACCCATCAAAATGTGAGTATGAACAAAGGACAAAGAAGAGGTTAAAAAGGGGGAACAGGACCTACCAGGCTCCAGTAGGACAAACAAGGATCAGGACCCACTAGGACCCACTAGGACCAGGACTAACCATGACCAGAAGCTACCAAGACCCAGTAGGACGCACTAGACCAGGACATACCAGGACCCACAAGGATCAGGACCCACTTTGACCCACTGAGACCAGGATAATGCTAAGAATAATACCTGGGAGCAGTTCCTGGTATTATTCTTCCAGAGCCTACCTATGTATCCCTGGTTGTGTTGGTCTGCAACGCTCCACAGCAGCTCTCTGTGTGCGTGGGAGAGGTCTGCTTGGACCAGACGGACCAGCTGGTTCCAGGAGGCGTGGCTTACCACCGGCTCCTCCAATCCCTCGCGACGCTCCTGCAGGATGGCGAAGGCTCGCACCATTTTATGTCTCTTGGTCCTCACCAGCTGTCGCACCTCTTCCTGTCGGTCAGACCACAAATCAGATTAAGAAAGGGCTACTTCCTGTTGAGATGGGGTTACTTCCTGTTATAGAGGTATGCTTCCTGTTGGGATGGAGTTACTTCCTGTTATAGGTGGTCCCCTAACACCTGGTGCATATCTTCCTGCTGGAGGGACCTGCTACGTCTAATTCTGTCATAGAGCTCTACTGCTGGTTGTGATGGGGCTCCCGTGTTAGGGGTCCCTGTTAGGGAAGTCAACTTCCGGTTGTGCGATGTCTACTTCCTGTTGTAGAGGTCATCTTACTCTTTGGCAGTGTACACTACCAGTGTACACTGGCAGTGTTATATTGGTCTACTTCCTGTCGGGATAGAGCTATTTGCGGTTATGGAGGTAATCTTCCTGTCATAGAGGTCTACCTCAGAGGAGGAAGGTGGTGGTACTGATGTGGATGCTGAAGAGGAGGATGTTACCTTGAGGTATTTTTTATAGTTGTTGTAGACGACAGCGAGGAAAACGGACATGAAGATGTAAGtgttgatgaggatgaagatgacGAAGAACACGGCAAAGAAGGAGCTGGCATTGTAGGCGGGCATCCTGTAGGAGATCCACAACAATTCAGTACCACCGCTGCCCTGCTTAtagtatgtatacatatttatatatatatatacaactgtgtgtgtgtgtgttaaatctACATGATGTCCGGGCTGTTGGCTGTAGTGACCAGAACGTAGAGGTCAAAGACAATCTCCAGGAAGTTGGTAAAATAAGGCTTTCCGCTGTTTGTCTTCAGTCCTCTGAGAAATGGGAAGAAACCATCAATCTTCTGAATGTAAAAGGAGGTACCCAGACTAATGAAGTACCTGGGATAAGAAAGTACCCAGACTAATGAGGTACCCACGTAACAAAGCACCTGGGGTAACAAGGTAACCAGACTAACGAGGTACCCAGATAACGAGGCACCTGGGGTAACAAGATACCCAGACTAACGAGGTACCTGGGATAACAAGGTACCCTGACCAACGAGGTACCTGGAATACAAGGTGCCCAGACTAATGAGGTACCTGGGATAACAAGGTACCCTGACCAACGAGGTACCTGGGATAACAAGGTACCCAGACTAACGAGGTACCCAGATAACAAGGAACCAAGACTAACAAGGTACCTGGGATAAAAAGGTACCCAGACTAACGAGGTACCCTGTATAACAAGGTACCCAGACTAACGAGGTACCTTGGAAAATGCGGAACCATGACTAACAAACGCTGAAGTGCCTCAAGGTAGCAGGGGGGGTCGACTTGAGGAGATAGAGGAACTCACCGTTTTCCAAATAGTTTGAGAGCCATGAGCGAGAAGATGAGGATGctgaagatgaagaggaggaagacggaGAGGATCTGAGGAAGAGCATTCCGGATACTTCGAAACGCTCTGCGCAGctgaaaaacaacacaattataGGAGTTTGATCTCAGATGATGGTTCTGGTAGGAGCATTAGGGTTAGCAGGAGCTTTAAGGTTTCACTTTATAAGTAACAGAATAAGGTATGTTAACTAGTAGCAGCAGAAGGTTACCTAACTAGTAGCAGTTGAAGGTTACAATAACTAGTAGCAGTGGAAGGTGGAGCCGTACCTGTCTTCCCCTTTGTAGGTAACTAGGCGCAGTAGAATGTTACATTAACTACTAACAGTAGAAGTACCCCTCCACTGCCAACACTATTGGCAGTGGAGGGGTACCTGTCTTCCCTCTGTGAAGGTAACGAGAAGCAGTAGAAGGTTACGTTAACTAATAGCAGTGCAGGGGTACCTGTCTTCCCTCTGTGAAGTTAACTAGAAGCAGTGGTCGAAACACTCGAGACCAGCGGACAGAGTAGTTGTCTGTGGCCTTCAGCGCTCCATAGATGATCATGTCCACCAGGGTCAGCTGTCAACACATTTAGACTGAGTTACAACATGTCAACATCAGCCACGTTACATGTCAACTTCAGCTGGGTAACATGTCAACTTCAGCCGAGTACATTGTCAACATTAGCCGAGTAACATATCAACATCAGCCGAGTAACATGTCAATATTAGCCGAGTAACATGTCAACATTAGCAGACTATCATGTCAACATTAGCTGAGTAACCTGTCAACATTAGCCAAGAAACATGTCAACATTAGCCGAGTAACATGTTAAATTTAGCAGAGTAACAAGTCCACATTAGCCgaataaaatgtaaacattaGCTGAGTAACATGTTAACAGGACAGGTTAATGCCCCGCATCTCCTAACATCTTTAACCAACTGCCCCTCACAATTCCTGACTCTCTCCATGGTGGAGGGGCCAAGGCCCCGGACAGCTGTTGCTGACAGTGGTTAACCAGACACAACCTTTTGTCATTTAACCAAGTGTTCCAACTTGATGCATCTGTTGAAACAGCTTGTAAGTCAGAGCAGGAAACCTGAAGAATTTGCTGATGCAAACATCAGGAGGGTAAAGATCACTTCCTATGGACATTGTGTCTTCATaaacatgtatatgtgtgtgtgtgtgtgtgtgtgtgtgtgtgtgtgtttgaatgagagagtgagtgcaACAGTGAGAGATAAAGTGAGTGAATGTATTatagagagaaagtgaaagaatGAATGAGCAAATACAGAAGTGAGGGAGCGAGACAGCGGGTAAGTAagcaagtgagtgagtgtaaaTGTCAAATTTAGAAAGCCAGTGTGTGAGTTTAAgtgcgagagtgagagatgaaGTGAGTTAGTGAAAGAGTCAGTGAGTGTAATAGtgggagagtgtgagagtgagagagttagTCAGAGAGTACCAGAAGTATGACCAGGATGCAGAGGTTTTTGGGGTCCTTCCAGAACTTGTCCCGTGGGATGACTTTGGCGTAGTGGACCAGGCGACCGGagaacacagacaggcagaccaaCTCTACCAGCATGGAGGCCTGTATATAATATACACTATTATTATactactagagagagagagagagatataccgATACAGATATAGAGAGATAAACACTACCACCATACAGgcctgtatataatatatactaacagcatataatatgtataatataatacaatataatgaaGAGCAGTCTGACCTTGCCCCCGGTCAAACCGACTTTCAAAACAAAAAGGGACGGTCCAATCAGAGCTTAAGGGAGGGCCTTTCAGTCCATCACGAGTCAGGCATTGGCTCGGATCTAATTCATTCTAACAATTGGTCAGAGCGTTACTTTGTTAAGAACTCCAGTCAAGCCGATTAAATAACACTGTAATCAAAACCGTGTTTTCCAATCCGTAGATTGCTACACTTCCATCGAGTGACTCCTCCCTACTTTGGGACATAAAACTCCTCCCCCTAGCTTTGATTGGTCCGTCCACCCTCAGATTTAAGTGTTTGTTAGGTAAGGCTAGATGTAACCAGGTTACCTAGGTAGGGTAAGGTCTCTAGGTAGGGTAACCCTTACCTAAGTAGGGTAGGGGTTAGTGTTACCTAGATAGGGTTGGTTGTACCTCGTTAGAGTAAGAGCTAGGGTTACCGGGGGGTTAAGTGTTAACTAGGTAGAGAAAGAGCAAAGGTTACCTTGGGGGGggtggtaagggttagggttacagaGGTA contains these protein-coding regions:
- the tpcn3 gene encoding two pore segment channel 3 isoform X2, with translation MLVELVCLSVFSGRLVHYAKVIPRDKFWKDPKNLCILVILLLTLVDMIIYGALKATDNYSVRWSRVFRPLLLVNFTEGRQLRRAFRSIRNALPQILSVFLLFIFSILIFSLMALKLFGKRGLKTNSGKPYFTNFLEIVFDLYVLVTTANSPDIMMPAYNASSFFAVFFVIFILINTYIFMSVFLAVVYNNYKKYLKEEVRQLVRTKRHKMVRAFAILQERREGLEEPVVSHASWNQLVRLVQADLSHAHRELLWSVADQHNQGYIGKLAFVQLADLLNIQVIAVKSRPHPLQRWSPSLYLSTPSRWLCRAVQHRVFVMVYDVIILVNAVFIGLDEEDPLIRNSEWFFLALYLLEILLKLYAMEPRAFYSRHNFWNWFDTIIIVSALVATIINTAMTSVGGYSSRQILDIVFTLRVLRLIRVVDSIKRFRVIINTLIKIGPTMLTFAQLIIVVYYIFAMVGMELFQGRIQFFDSDSPGKLSCGNPALQDSSFAQLNYCKNNFNNVVSSFILLVELTVVNQWHVLSSGFTAVTHPSARLFFILFHIIVVIIIINIFVAFVLEAFFVEYTLEKSLLHTSLEKRIQELGVAQDDLGPSNLVDAMETTDNNLRTGEPQTRLMFKISSTRYRTVDSLLQRMFEADLDPEDFGGEDDPEESSNFNFSNPVFSSI